In Leptodesmis sichuanensis A121, the following are encoded in one genomic region:
- a CDS encoding M90 family metallopeptidase, with the protein MLETALVLLLIALLIAAVLLSPMLVKQRRKRMMQRSFPPLWNALVENALPMYTRLSPAQRRQLQGHIQVFLAEKQFIGCAGLQVTEEMRVTIAAIACLLLLNGRGHYFSNLRSILLYPGAYWATDTASSDGFIVEEQRVARLGESWVRDQVVLSWEQVQHDRSHWQDGQNVVLHEFAHQLDQEDGKGEGVPILEQRSDYEQWAKVMTQEYQRLCQEVERGLKTVMDRYGTTNPAEFFAVATETFFEKPSALQQHAPALYGLLQHYYHLDPVQWL; encoded by the coding sequence ATGCTCGAAACAGCTCTCGTGCTACTGCTGATTGCGCTGCTGATTGCAGCCGTCCTCCTCAGTCCGATGCTGGTTAAACAGCGCCGCAAGCGGATGATGCAGCGATCGTTTCCGCCTTTATGGAATGCTTTGGTTGAGAATGCTCTGCCCATGTATACCCGGTTATCTCCAGCGCAACGCAGGCAATTGCAGGGGCACATTCAGGTGTTTCTGGCAGAAAAACAATTTATTGGGTGTGCTGGATTGCAGGTGACGGAAGAGATGCGAGTGACGATCGCCGCGATCGCCTGCCTGCTGCTGTTGAACGGACGCGGGCATTATTTCTCCAATTTACGCTCCATTTTGCTGTACCCCGGAGCCTACTGGGCCACAGACACTGCCTCCTCCGATGGATTCATTGTGGAAGAACAACGGGTCGCCCGACTGGGAGAATCCTGGGTGCGGGATCAGGTGGTGTTGTCCTGGGAGCAGGTGCAACACGATCGCAGTCACTGGCAGGATGGACAAAATGTGGTGTTGCATGAGTTTGCTCACCAACTGGATCAGGAAGACGGGAAGGGAGAAGGAGTCCCAATCCTGGAGCAGCGATCGGACTATGAACAATGGGCTAAAGTCATGACTCAGGAGTATCAACGTCTGTGTCAGGAGGTGGAACGAGGGCTGAAAACGGTTATGGATCGCTACGGCACCACAAATCCGGCAGAGTTTTTTGCCGTGGCTACCGAAACCTTCTTTGAAAAACCCTCAGCTTTGCAGCAGCACGCTCCGGCCTTATATGGCCTGTTGCAGCACTACTACCACCTTGATCCAGTGCAATGGCTGTAG
- a CDS encoding rhodanese-like domain-containing protein encodes MYSSSIPEISVEELAQQLAEGGSDRQFVDVREPQELELAQVEGFQNLPLSQFAEWSGIITQQLDPHKETLVLCHHGMRSAQMCQWLMSQGFTNVKNVIGGIDAYSIKVDPSVPRY; translated from the coding sequence ATGTACAGTTCATCAATCCCAGAAATTAGTGTGGAGGAGTTAGCCCAGCAGTTAGCAGAGGGCGGCAGCGATCGCCAGTTTGTGGATGTCCGAGAACCTCAAGAGCTAGAATTGGCGCAGGTAGAGGGTTTCCAGAATTTGCCTTTGAGCCAGTTTGCAGAATGGTCTGGAATAATTACCCAGCAGTTAGATCCCCATAAAGAAACATTGGTGTTGTGCCATCATGGGATGCGATCGGCCCAGATGTGTCAGTGGTTAATGAGCCAGGGCTTTACCAATGTCAAAAACGTGATAGGTGGAATTGATGCTTACTCAATCAAAGTTGACCCATCAGTTCCCAGATATTGA
- a CDS encoding argininosuccinate synthase, which translates to MGRAYRVVLAYSGGVDTSVCIPYLKHEWGVEDVITLAVDLGQGAAMEPIREKALKSGAAESLVATVTDQFVKDYAFPALQANALYENRYPLSTALARPLIAKLLVEAAEKHGADAVAHGCTGKGNDQVRFDVSIAALNPNLKVLTPAREWGMSREETIAYGERYGIPAPVKKSSPYSIDENLLGRAIEAGVLEDPWAEPPEEVYAMTKAIADTPNEPEYVEIGFERGTPVSLNGTTLDPVALVTQMNELAGKHGVGRIDMIENRLVGIKSREIYETPALLVLIDAHRDLESLTLTADVTQYKRGIEQTYAQMIYNGLWYSPLRDAMDAFVQKTQERVTGTVRVKLFKGTSTIVGRKSPNSLYSMDLATYGAEDKFDHKAAEGFVYVWGLPTRAWAETGRQ; encoded by the coding sequence ATGGGGCGCGCTTATCGAGTTGTTCTGGCTTATTCTGGGGGAGTTGATACCTCCGTTTGTATTCCATACCTGAAGCACGAATGGGGCGTGGAAGATGTAATTACCCTGGCAGTGGATTTAGGGCAGGGTGCGGCAATGGAACCCATCCGAGAAAAAGCCCTGAAATCAGGGGCCGCAGAATCCCTGGTGGCGACCGTTACGGATCAATTTGTAAAAGATTATGCCTTTCCAGCGCTGCAGGCAAATGCCCTGTACGAAAATCGGTATCCTCTGTCTACTGCCCTGGCCCGACCATTAATTGCCAAACTCCTGGTGGAAGCTGCAGAAAAGCATGGGGCAGATGCGGTAGCTCATGGCTGTACAGGTAAGGGTAATGATCAGGTACGGTTTGATGTATCGATCGCCGCCCTCAATCCCAACTTAAAGGTGCTGACTCCGGCACGGGAATGGGGCATGAGCCGGGAAGAGACGATCGCCTATGGTGAACGGTATGGCATTCCGGCTCCTGTCAAAAAGTCCTCTCCCTACAGTATTGATGAGAATTTGTTGGGACGAGCCATTGAAGCAGGCGTTCTGGAAGATCCCTGGGCAGAACCGCCAGAAGAGGTCTATGCCATGACAAAGGCGATCGCAGACACTCCGAACGAACCTGAGTATGTAGAAATTGGCTTTGAGCGGGGCACTCCCGTCAGCCTCAACGGTACTACCCTGGATCCCGTCGCCCTTGTCACTCAAATGAATGAGCTGGCGGGTAAACACGGAGTGGGCCGCATCGACATGATTGAAAATCGTCTGGTGGGAATTAAGTCGCGAGAAATTTATGAAACTCCGGCCCTGTTAGTGCTGATCGACGCTCACCGCGATTTGGAAAGCCTGACTCTGACGGCGGATGTGACCCAATACAAACGCGGTATTGAACAAACCTACGCCCAGATGATTTACAACGGCCTTTGGTACAGTCCCCTGCGTGATGCGATGGATGCCTTTGTGCAGAAGACCCAAGAGCGAGTTACCGGGACAGTGCGGGTGAAGTTGTTTAAGGGAACATCGACGATCGTCGGACGTAAATCCCCCAATTCCCTGTACAGTATGGATCTGGCAACCTACGGCGCAGAAGACAAGTTCGATCACAAAGCGGCTGAAGGTTTCGTTTACGTTTGGGGCCTGCCAACTCGTGCCTGGGCAGAAACGGGGCGGCAGTAG
- a CDS encoding HAD-IA family hydrolase gives MTASSLPQVIFLDAVGTLFGVQGSVGEQYVQVANRFGVSLSPDNLNRAFYKSFKAAPPPAFSGREAAEIQVKEYTWWLELAVQTFKEADAFHHFSDFGRFFAHLYDYFATAEPWFVYPDVPDALERWQKLGIPLGILSNFDSRLYSVLKALNLADYFTSVTLSTEVGAAKPNPQIFAAALQKHNCPAHAAWHIGDSFEEDYQAAKAVGLRGIWLNRN, from the coding sequence ATGACCGCTTCTTCCCTTCCCCAGGTTATCTTTCTCGACGCTGTTGGTACTCTGTTCGGTGTGCAGGGTAGTGTAGGCGAGCAATATGTTCAAGTGGCCAACCGCTTTGGTGTCAGCCTTTCGCCAGATAACTTAAATCGAGCGTTCTATAAAAGCTTCAAAGCAGCCCCACCTCCGGCTTTTTCAGGGCGCGAAGCGGCTGAAATTCAGGTCAAAGAATACACATGGTGGCTAGAACTGGCTGTACAAACTTTTAAGGAGGCCGATGCCTTCCATCACTTCTCAGACTTTGGGCGCTTTTTTGCCCATCTGTATGACTATTTCGCCACGGCTGAACCCTGGTTTGTCTATCCTGACGTGCCCGATGCCCTGGAACGCTGGCAAAAATTGGGCATTCCTCTGGGAATTCTGTCAAATTTCGACTCTCGCCTTTATTCTGTACTCAAAGCCCTAAACCTGGCTGATTACTTTACTTCAGTGACCCTCTCAACGGAAGTGGGAGCGGCTAAACCCAATCCTCAAATCTTTGCTGCTGCCTTACAAAAACACAATTGCCCTGCCCATGCCGCCTGGCATATTGGCGATAGTTTTGAGGAAGACTATCAGGCCGCTAAAGCAGTCGGCTTAAGGGGAATCTGGTTAAACAGAAATTAG
- a CDS encoding DUF3685 domain-containing protein, translating into MLVDSDPIFRQGLSTCFSAYPDLRVVWEADSIAAAEHQLQTWFSLAEREVEPENRPLEVMLLSLDFPLLANGQSASLAFCQYVKTHYPNLPILLLTAIPDSPLLPTILQMGIMGYCQKGIAIADLVTAIHQVATGQPCQTLPPSPPPAPLPSPPPPPAPLSRLRRNIRRSGLRQIDAAIAQVNEQLAAPPLSLIDQWVLLGRRRELRAARWVVNRLLTPTRDRLEPTQPAAGDRRPPPLPLSPSSPPPLSQTDGFPEAEAVSALPQQILLQPGTSNSLRSIQAALFDTTFARLQSGLRNLTDTPLEIDILREEKKRELLSIVLRQLEEILDDLRFSQLEPDQLPAKRKIILQDLWEAATKDFFGRYATLQLTHSPVESLTEPAIDLVDILLQDAEIVQFSILNKIPEVTDFLAHLLYQAPIMINETLYSVGTIEAMTRLEDLLQNLIIQVANAVIQPLLNRFGNVVAVKQNFYDRRLLSTREIERFRNNLSWKYRVEKYFGEPTAIFESRYTLFILQEQGITKTSIYSPRNQEMDELSGIRLAVTLALETRDAIAPRMRSAVSFLGSGVVYILTEVIGRGIGLIGRGIIKGIGSALQDTRFSRKSSRGEEG; encoded by the coding sequence ATGCTTGTCGATAGTGACCCGATTTTCCGACAGGGACTATCGACCTGTTTCAGTGCCTATCCCGACCTGCGCGTTGTCTGGGAGGCAGACTCGATCGCCGCCGCCGAGCACCAACTCCAAACCTGGTTCAGCCTTGCCGAGCGAGAGGTTGAACCGGAAAATCGCCCTCTGGAGGTCATGCTCCTGAGTCTGGATTTCCCGCTTCTAGCCAATGGCCAGTCCGCATCTTTAGCCTTCTGTCAATACGTCAAAACCCACTATCCCAACCTGCCGATTCTCTTACTGACCGCCATTCCTGACTCCCCTCTTCTGCCCACCATTCTGCAAATGGGAATTATGGGCTATTGCCAGAAAGGGATCGCGATCGCCGACCTCGTCACCGCCATCCACCAGGTCGCCACGGGACAACCCTGTCAAACTCTCCCCCCCTCTCCCCCTCCTGCTCCCCTGCCCTCCCCCCCTCCTCCTCCTGCCCCCCTCAGCCGCCTCCGCCGTAATATCCGCCGCTCTGGATTGCGCCAGATTGATGCCGCGATCGCCCAAGTCAACGAGCAACTTGCGGCCCCCCCTCTGTCCCTCATTGATCAATGGGTATTGCTGGGACGACGACGAGAACTCCGGGCGGCTCGCTGGGTCGTCAATCGGCTACTAACCCCAACCCGCGATCGTCTAGAGCCAACTCAACCTGCCGCAGGCGATCGTCGTCCCCCTCCTCTCCCTCTCTCCCCCTCTTCTCCTCCTCCTCTCAGTCAAACCGACGGATTCCCAGAGGCCGAAGCCGTTTCCGCCCTCCCTCAACAAATCCTGCTGCAACCCGGAACCAGCAACAGTTTGCGTAGCATCCAGGCGGCCCTGTTTGATACCACCTTTGCCCGGTTACAATCTGGTCTGCGAAACCTGACAGATACGCCTCTGGAAATTGATATTTTGCGCGAAGAAAAAAAACGGGAATTGTTGTCGATCGTGCTGCGTCAACTAGAAGAGATTCTCGATGACTTGCGCTTTTCCCAACTGGAACCAGATCAGTTGCCTGCCAAACGAAAAATCATTCTTCAGGATTTATGGGAAGCGGCCACCAAAGATTTTTTTGGTCGTTATGCCACCCTGCAACTCACCCATTCTCCCGTTGAAAGTTTGACTGAACCTGCGATCGACCTGGTAGATATCCTGTTGCAAGACGCAGAGATTGTGCAGTTCTCCATTCTCAATAAAATTCCCGAAGTGACGGATTTTTTGGCTCATCTGCTGTATCAGGCTCCGATCATGATTAACGAAACGCTATACAGTGTGGGCACCATTGAAGCCATGACCCGTCTGGAAGATTTACTCCAGAACTTGATTATTCAGGTGGCCAATGCCGTCATCCAACCGCTGCTGAATCGATTTGGTAATGTAGTGGCTGTCAAGCAGAATTTTTACGATCGCCGCCTGCTGTCCACCCGTGAAATTGAACGGTTCCGCAATAACCTGTCCTGGAAGTACCGGGTCGAAAAGTACTTTGGCGAACCCACTGCTATTTTTGAAAGTCGTTACACGCTGTTTATCCTGCAGGAGCAAGGCATCACCAAAACCTCCATTTACTCTCCCCGCAATCAAGAAATGGATGAGCTATCGGGTATTCGTCTTGCCGTTACCCTGGCGCTGGAAACGCGAGATGCGATCGCCCCCCGGATGCGGTCTGCCGTCTCTTTTCTGGGGAGCGGTGTAGTGTACATTCTCACCGAGGTCATTGGTCGCGGCATTGGTCTGATCGGTCGCGGCATTATCAAAGGTATTGGTAGCGCATTGCAAGATACCCGATTTAGCCGGAAGAGCAGCCGGGGAGAGGAAGGATAG
- a CDS encoding glycosyltransferase family 39 protein: MSLMPLFLLLLWMAIAAILRFTNLTLKPLWTDEFSTLVFSLGNSFLTIPLDRAISLMELLQPLQPSPQTNVQSVLTHLFTESNHPPLYFVLSYLWLKMFPTVNGWVSVEAARGLSALLGVLAIPMTFYLGWLAWRSRLAGHLAALLMALSPFGIYLAQEARHYTLAILWILGSLACLVQTTHFLRDRRSLPFWLGLVWVGMNGLGIATHYFFILTLVTEAIVLTGLLLLPSSALRPGLPIASCNRYWLVAVAGGTLATGLVWIPMLLSIRGTELTRWISRGEFDSSTWIDPLIRTVAGLVSMVYLLPIQGVPTAIALLSGLGVGIAALGTGWLMLRGWKQGAILPDDWFSTKGQDPLHKGGRGDRHQGWAIHNAQVGVSSQAQLSLQVLGGYGVTAIALSLLLTYGFGVNFASVFRYQFFYFPAVMVIVGAGLAGLWQQTILDFGFWILDWKVPWAIGLVVLLSLLGGLTVVADLGYQKTHRPDVVAEAISQSFQAPALVAIPHKTHGQTGRLMGIAWSLWQQHPTQAQQTQFLLNQIREGDEQQAIAPLQSTLKQLPRPLDVWRVNFRSELNPLSHTVLTQAGCTPKSKLLSVDGYRYQSYTCQ, translated from the coding sequence ATGTCTCTCATGCCTCTGTTCTTGTTATTGCTGTGGATGGCGATCGCGGCCATCTTACGATTTACCAACCTGACTCTGAAGCCGCTCTGGACGGATGAGTTTTCAACGCTGGTGTTCAGTCTGGGCAATAGTTTTTTGACCATTCCCCTGGATCGGGCCATTTCCCTGATGGAGTTGCTACAACCACTGCAACCCAGCCCTCAGACCAACGTCCAATCTGTCCTGACGCATTTATTTACCGAGAGCAACCATCCGCCCCTTTATTTTGTGCTGTCCTATCTCTGGCTCAAAATGTTTCCGACAGTGAATGGTTGGGTATCAGTGGAGGCGGCTCGCGGGTTGTCTGCCCTGTTGGGAGTGCTGGCCATACCCATGACGTTTTACCTGGGTTGGCTGGCATGGCGATCGCGTTTAGCTGGACATCTGGCGGCTCTCCTGATGGCGCTGTCTCCCTTTGGCATTTATCTGGCGCAGGAAGCCCGTCATTACACCCTGGCGATTCTGTGGATTTTGGGATCGCTGGCCTGTCTGGTGCAAACGACTCACTTTTTGCGCGATCGGCGTTCCCTTCCCTTCTGGCTGGGGCTGGTGTGGGTAGGGATGAATGGGTTGGGAATTGCAACCCATTATTTCTTTATCCTGACGTTGGTGACAGAAGCGATCGTGCTGACAGGATTACTGCTCCTGCCCAGTTCCGCACTCAGACCAGGATTGCCAATTGCATCCTGTAATCGATACTGGTTAGTAGCGGTAGCAGGTGGAACGCTGGCAACAGGTCTTGTCTGGATTCCTATGTTGCTCAGTATTCGAGGCACGGAGTTAACCCGATGGATTAGCCGGGGAGAATTTGATTCCTCTACCTGGATCGATCCGTTGATCCGGACGGTTGCGGGCCTAGTTTCAATGGTCTACCTGTTACCGATTCAGGGAGTCCCGACAGCGATCGCCCTACTCTCCGGACTGGGGGTTGGGATAGCAGCTTTGGGAACCGGATGGCTGATGCTTCGGGGCTGGAAGCAAGGGGCAATCCTACCCGATGACTGGTTCTCGACCAAAGGCCAGGATCCCCTTCATAAGGGGGGCAGGGGGGATCGGCATCAAGGATGGGCCATCCACAATGCTCAAGTTGGAGTGTCATCTCAGGCTCAGTTGTCTCTGCAGGTGTTGGGTGGGTATGGGGTAACGGCGATCGCGCTCTCCCTGCTCCTGACTTATGGGTTTGGGGTGAACTTTGCCAGTGTGTTCCGCTATCAGTTTTTCTATTTTCCAGCCGTGATGGTGATTGTGGGGGCAGGGCTGGCTGGACTTTGGCAGCAAACGATTTTGGATTTTGGATTTTGGATTTTGGATTGGAAGGTGCCCTGGGCGATCGGGCTGGTCGTTCTGCTCAGTCTGCTGGGAGGGCTAACGGTAGTTGCCGATCTGGGATATCAGAAAACTCATCGACCGGATGTTGTGGCTGAGGCCATTAGCCAATCTTTTCAAGCTCCAGCACTGGTGGCGATTCCTCACAAAACGCATGGCCAGACGGGGCGGTTAATGGGCATTGCCTGGTCACTGTGGCAACAGCATCCAACGCAGGCGCAGCAGACTCAGTTTTTGCTGAATCAGATTCGGGAGGGGGATGAGCAGCAGGCGATCGCACCGCTGCAAAGCACTCTCAAACAACTTCCCCGACCTCTGGATGTCTGGCGCGTCAATTTTAGAAGCGAGTTGAATCCTTTATCTCACACTGTTTTGACGCAAGCAGGCTGTACCCCCAAATCAAAATTATTGTCCGTCGATGGTTATCGCTATCAATCCTATACGTGCCAGTGA
- a CDS encoding dihydrofolate reductase family protein yields MTIAVQLKHQTIYEDEARIAIRLPLIPELQAIHPEGNFPLLEDPIATGRAMILGMTVLRPRDQGWTAPVLSNGQPTSLYAVQHWIYTVNGLPGGWLIAHGNLMDAYRLALQYGLADAVMIGSNTVRTEGIDRPGYAGYIWQPYHPTRWPHLQQAAPDLLTYILHQRRAVQQLGYLSDRTYPAQIVVSQSGQATSPDLLEAAIFHQSDPDGHPIEAYILTSEVGASRFRERAATYGLAHRIEQMLITFSPGHAPHQIDLKNLPYFLYHQFGMRIINHDGGPTCLSAFCQAGSLPQLNLTLARQLSLKAVLEMTSDDRISPSFRADSLAHLAERTACFFHSPDGSIPRALVPLAIAIDTLDEAAVVSFDSRSLYGQALF; encoded by the coding sequence ATGACCATTGCAGTGCAGTTAAAACATCAAACGATTTATGAAGATGAAGCAAGAATCGCGATCAGATTGCCACTGATTCCAGAATTACAGGCCATCCATCCAGAAGGTAATTTCCCCTTACTAGAAGACCCGATCGCAACAGGTCGAGCTATGATTCTCGGCATGACCGTGTTGCGTCCCAGAGATCAGGGGTGGACAGCCCCTGTCCTGAGCAATGGTCAACCTACGTCTCTTTATGCCGTTCAGCATTGGATTTACACCGTCAACGGTTTACCTGGTGGATGGTTGATTGCGCATGGCAATCTGATGGATGCCTATCGATTAGCCCTGCAATATGGCCTAGCGGATGCGGTCATGATTGGCAGTAATACGGTTCGTACAGAAGGAATCGATCGCCCCGGATACGCTGGTTACATCTGGCAGCCCTACCATCCCACACGCTGGCCCCATCTCCAACAGGCCGCTCCCGATTTACTGACCTATATTCTTCACCAGCGTCGAGCCGTGCAACAGTTGGGCTACCTGTCAGACCGCACCTATCCAGCTCAAATTGTGGTGTCTCAATCGGGACAGGCGACCTCACCCGATTTGTTAGAAGCCGCGATCTTCCATCAAAGCGATCCTGATGGGCACCCCATTGAGGCATACATTTTGACCAGCGAGGTTGGTGCCAGTCGGTTCAGGGAACGGGCGGCAACCTATGGGTTAGCCCACCGGATTGAGCAGATGCTGATCACCTTTTCTCCCGGTCATGCCCCCCATCAGATTGACCTGAAAAACCTGCCCTATTTTCTGTATCATCAGTTCGGGATGCGAATCATCAACCATGATGGCGGGCCAACCTGCCTGTCGGCTTTTTGTCAGGCGGGTAGTTTACCCCAATTAAATCTCACTTTGGCACGGCAACTGTCTTTGAAAGCTGTTCTGGAAATGACCTCAGACGATCGCATCAGTCCATCTTTCAGAGCCGATAGTCTGGCTCACCTGGCAGAGCGAACAGCCTGCTTCTTCCACAGTCCGGATGGGTCAATTCCCAGAGCATTGGTGCCGCTGGCGATCGCGATCGATACCCTGGATGAAGCGGCTGTGGTAAGCTTTGACAGCCGGTCTTTGTATGGTCAAGCCCTGTTTTAA
- a CDS encoding universal stress protein, whose amino-acid sequence MFQKILVPLDHSSMSQDLFEKALTLAVALKAELMLLHILSGEEPDSPLPIPPGADKIYWVPGSEVNLELWRKQWEQYAAKSLQILQDFLSQAQRQGVPTEVQQMPGNAGRAICDMATNWGADLIVIGNRGHTGLKELFLGSVSNYVLHHAPCSVLTVKFSAPVNA is encoded by the coding sequence ATGTTTCAGAAAATCTTAGTTCCCCTGGATCATTCTTCGATGAGTCAAGATTTGTTTGAAAAAGCATTGACTCTGGCCGTTGCATTGAAAGCAGAATTAATGTTGCTGCATATTCTCTCTGGAGAAGAGCCAGACAGTCCCTTACCCATTCCTCCTGGAGCCGATAAGATTTATTGGGTACCGGGCAGCGAGGTCAATCTGGAACTCTGGAGGAAGCAATGGGAACAGTATGCGGCAAAATCGTTGCAGATCTTGCAGGACTTTTTATCCCAGGCTCAAAGGCAGGGAGTTCCTACCGAGGTGCAGCAAATGCCTGGTAACGCGGGACGGGCCATTTGTGATATGGCTACCAATTGGGGAGCAGACTTGATTGTGATTGGGAATCGGGGACACACCGGACTGAAGGAATTATTTCTGGGCAGTGTGAGTAATTACGTTTTGCACCACGCCCCTTGTTCAGTTCTGACGGTGAAATTTTCTGCTCCAGTGAATGCCTGA